TCGGGGAGCTTGCTATGCTGCGCACAGTTGCAAGCGCGAAGCGGCACGGGACACGGAAGAAACGGAGGGCGGGACAGATGATACGCATGGGACAGATCGGACTCCTGGCTGGCATGCTGGTCGGCCTGTGGGCCGTCACGGCAGAGGCCGAGATGGCCCGCTACGACGTGGACATGGACCATTCGACCATCGGCTTCAGCGTGGCGCACATGGTGGTGTCGAAGACGACTGGACGGTTCATGGAAGCAACTGGCGTCGTCGAGATGGACGCAGAAGCCCGGCAGTTCAAAACCATCGAGGCGACGATCAAGACGGCCTCGATCAATACGAATCATCAAAAGCGCGATAGCCATCTGCGCGCTCCAGACTTTTTTGATGTCGAGCAGTTTCCGACCATCACTTTCAAAATGAAAACCTATCAGACGGCTGGTGACAGGTATACGGCCGTCGGCGACCTGACGCTGCGAGGCGTCACGAGGGAAATCACGCTGTCGGGGACGTTCAATGGTGTCAGCAAGGACCCCTGGGGCAACACCCGCGCGGGCTTCGCGGCGACCGGGAAGATCAACCGCAAGGATTTCGGCATGGTCTGGAACAAGACGCTCGACACGGGCGGTGTGGCCGTGGGCGAGGACGTGACGATCCAGCTCGACATCGAATGCATCAAGGCCAAGGCCCGGTAAGACGATGATCGAAGGCTTCTGGTACGTGGCGTGCGAGAGCCAGGCAGTGCAAACGGGCCGCCCCGTCGCGGCCATGCTCTGCAACCGGCCGCTGGTCCTCTTCCGCGATGCGGCGGGCCGCGTGCGCGCGCTCGACGACCGCTGCTCGCACAAGGGCGTCCCATTATCGTCGGGCTGGCAAGAGGGTGATACGCTTCGCTGCCGGTTCCATGGGTGGCGGTTCGACGGCGGAGGCGCCTGCGTGGAAGTACCGGCACTCTCCGGCGCGGCGCATCCGTCGCCGGCCTCGGCCTGCGTACAGACGTTCCCGGTCGACGAACGCGACGGATGGATCTGGGTTTACGTCGGCAACGACCGCTGTCCCAAACCAACTGCCCCGCCGCCGACGCTGCCCACGCCGCCCGATGGTAGCCCGTTGGTGTCGGTGCGACAATCCGCCGTCGTGAAGGCCCGGTGGAATTTCACCGTGGACAGTCTGGCAGATCCGGCGCACGTGCCATTTGTCCACAACAAATATTTCCGTCAGCAGCAGGTGGCGAAGAAAAAGGAGAAGGTCTTCACCCGGCTGCCGTTGGGTTTCCGCACCGTGTCGCACAACGTGCTGCTGCCGGACACGTTCATTTTCCGGTTTCTCTCGCCGAATCTCGGTTCCGCCACAGCGACGGTGGATTTTGTCCTGCCCGGCATCCATTTCGAGAAATGGGAAATGGGCAATCGGTTTGCGTCCGTGATGCTGATCGCGACGCCGCTGACTGATAGGACGAGTCGACTGGATATCAGCGTCGGCTGGAATTTTCTCCGCTGGGTCCCGATCGGTTGGTTTGCCCGCCGCACGATGGCAACGACGATTGGCCAGGACCGCGAGGTGCTGGAACTGCAGGAGCAGGGCTTCGGTGGGAAGGAGGGCGGGATGCTATTGAATCTTGAGCCAGACCAACTGGTCGTCTGGTTCCGGCAGTTGCGAAAATACCATCAGGAGTGCCTGGCAGGCGCTGCGGCGCCCGCGCACCCGATCCCGGAAAAGACCACCTTGCGGTGGACGACCTGAACAGGAGACGGCGGGGACGATCACGAACGCCCCGCGTTTATCGAGTCCCTGCCCGAGCCCTGCGCGCCAATCGATCCGGTCCTCATCCTGTCCGACAAGGTGCTGGGAATGCGCGGCCTCCATTTCGGAGTCTAGCCCCCCTCAAGAGGGCCGTCATCCGTTTGACGAGTCAGAACTTGTCGAGTCAATCGACCGCCCTTGCCGGAGGCTGGAACGTCTTTGTACACTGGGACCTATGAAACATTTTGTTTGCATGGGTGTCGCCGGTCTGCTCTGGTTCGTGGATGCCTCCGGCGCTGCGGCGCTAGAGTTCACGGCCGACCAGATCACCAAGATCAACGGGCGCAACCGCACGGCCAACATCTACTACCGGGACGAGATGTGGCGGCTGGAGCACTACGATCCAGGACCGGTCAACATCACGATCGTGCGCAAGGACAAGCAGGTGATGTGGCTGCTGCTCTCGCGCATGAAGCATTTCAAGACGCTGCCCTACGATCCGGAGCAGGCCCCAAAAGTGGCGGAACGGCTGGAGGGCGAGATCACGCGGGAGGAGATCGGCACGGAAACGCTGGACGGACACCCCACGACGCTGTACCAGATCACAGTCCAACAGGGCGACCGGACGGCCATCTATTATCAATGGTTAGCGACGGACATTCGTTTTCCGCTGAAGCTGGCCAGGCAGGACGGAAACTGGATCGTCGAATACCGCCACGTGAAATTGCGCGCTGTATCGGACTCCATGTTTCAACTGCCGCTGAATTTTCAACCCCTTGAGGAGTTCGACAAGGGCACGGAGAGAAAGCCGCCCTGGCAGACGATGTAAATTCGTATTCCCTTTCCAGCGCGTATCCATTTTTTTCAAGAGGGGTGTCGGTGAAAAGGTTTGTCGCACACATGGTTCTTCTGATGATGGGGGGGGTCACCGGTGCCGTCTGGGCGCTGGATGTGGCGGACATGACGATTGAGTGGACGCCGGAGGGGAAAAGGCTGGCGGCGGAGCGGATCAAGCTGCCGTCGCACGACGAGATGGTGCTGGTCCCGGCCGGGCCGTTTCTGATGGGGAGCGACAAGAAGGTAGATCCGAAGGCCTATCTGACCGAAATGCCCCAGCATACGGTCCATCTCGACGCCTACGAGATCGACAAACACGAAGTGACCACCGTGCAGTTCTTGAAGTTCGTCCTGGCGACGGCCCGCGCACCCTTGATCGACTGGCGCTACGACGGGGGTAATTTCCAGGACACGATGGTGAACCATCCCGTCATGCACGTGTCCTGGCAGGAGGCGACCGACTACTGCACCTGGGCCGGGAAACGGCTGCCCACAGAAGCTGAATGGGAAAAGGCCGCGCGCGGGGAAGACGGGCGCATCTATCCCTGGGGCGACCAGCCGGCCGGTCTCTCGCGCGCCAACTTCGGCCGCGGCGGCCTGTCCGGACCGGTCCGCGACCGCCCGGAGCGCCTGATGCTCTATCCGCCGATCATATCCGTGGACAAGTACGAGAACGCCCTCAGCCCCTACGGCGCGCACCAGATGGCAGGCAACGTCGCCGAGTGGGTGGCCGACTGGTACGACAAGGAGTATTACAAAACGGCGCCGGACAAAAATCCGAAGGGACCCGAGAAGGGGACGCAGCGGGCCTTCCGCGGCGGCGGCTGGATCGACAGCACACCCAGCGTGCGCGTGGCGCAGCGCAACGGCACGGAGCCAACTACGAAGATGAACTGGCTAGGATTCCGCTGCGCGCGGGACGTAAAGGCGGCCGAGCAGCCGGTCGGTCCTCAGGCGGTGGGTTTACGCTGACCGTTTCTGTTTGAGCAGGATGCGGGCCTGCTCGCTGACTTCCTTGACGAGCGTGCCCATTTTGGGGTGGGACGGCTCGACATCCACGGGCCAGCCGTATTGCCGGAGCCGTTCACTGACGACCGGCCCCACCGAGGCGACGACCACGCGTCTGAGGGCGTGTTTGAAGCGGTCGATGTTGCCGTCCTTTTCCAGCACCTGCATCACGTGGTCCACCTGTACGGCGTTCGTGAGTAGCGCGATGTCCACCTGGCCGGCCATGATGGCCGTCAGGGCGTCGTGCAGCCGGTCCAGATTGTCCGGCAGCGCCCACTTGTAGACGGGGACGCGGATCACCGTCGCCCCCCGTTCGCGTAATTGCTCCAGCAGCTCGACATTGGTTGAGCCGTATTCCTGCAGCGCCACGCGCAGGCCCCGCACGGGCTGGTTCTCGTCGAGCATTTTCAACAGATCCCGCCAGGTGTTCGGTTCCGGCACGGTGAGTTGGCGCGTCAGGCCAAGGCTCTTCAACACGGCGGCAGGTTTCGGCCCGCGCGCCACCAGCGTGATCTGGCCGAGGGCTGCTTTGATCGTGTCGAGCGAGTGGCGCGTTTGCAGGACCCTCAGAAGGGTTTCGAAGCCTGCGCCGGTCAAGAGGATCAGCATGTCGACGTGGCCGTTCAGCAAACGCTCGCCGAACTCGAGCGCGTCGGGGTTGTCCTCCAGCGGCACCTCGCGCAGCGCGGGCGCAACCATCGGGCGGCCCCCCTGGCGTTCGATGAGTCCCGTCATCTCGGTGGCCAGGCGGCTTTCGAAGGACGCGACGGTCAGGTCCTCAAAACCCTTCGCGCTCATTGCGCTGCGTCGATTGCGCAGCGGAAGCCGGTGGATTCGTTGCGGATCGTCGGGGTGCTCTTGACGCGCGTGAAGATGCGGACCAGTGGTGTCTCGACGGCCCAGCCGGAACTGCGCAGCACCTTGTCCGTGCCGGTGGCAGGGCCAGGCGGATTTTTGGCCGGGCTTTTTTCGTAGTAGCGGTCTTCGTACCAGTCGGCGACCCATTCCCAGACGTTGCCCGCCATGTCGTAGGCGCCGTAGGGGCTCTTGCCTGCCTCGTAGCTGCCGACGGGCATGAGGGTCTTTTCGCCGATCCACTGCTGGTTGAAATTCAGATGCTTCGGGGTCGGCTCGACATTGCCCCAGGGAAATCGCCGGTCCTCGGTGCCCTTGGCGGCCTTCTCCCATTC
Above is a genomic segment from Nitrospira sp. containing:
- a CDS encoding YceI family protein; this translates as MARYDVDMDHSTIGFSVAHMVVSKTTGRFMEATGVVEMDAEARQFKTIEATIKTASINTNHQKRDSHLRAPDFFDVEQFPTITFKMKTYQTAGDRYTAVGDLTLRGVTREITLSGTFNGVSKDPWGNTRAGFAATGKINRKDFGMVWNKTLDTGGVAVGEDVTIQLDIECIKAKAR
- a CDS encoding aromatic ring-hydroxylating dioxygenase subunit alpha, which gives rise to MIEGFWYVACESQAVQTGRPVAAMLCNRPLVLFRDAAGRVRALDDRCSHKGVPLSSGWQEGDTLRCRFHGWRFDGGGACVEVPALSGAAHPSPASACVQTFPVDERDGWIWVYVGNDRCPKPTAPPPTLPTPPDGSPLVSVRQSAVVKARWNFTVDSLADPAHVPFVHNKYFRQQQVAKKKEKVFTRLPLGFRTVSHNVLLPDTFIFRFLSPNLGSATATVDFVLPGIHFEKWEMGNRFASVMLIATPLTDRTSRLDISVGWNFLRWVPIGWFARRTMATTIGQDREVLELQEQGFGGKEGGMLLNLEPDQLVVWFRQLRKYHQECLAGAAAPAHPIPEKTTLRWTT
- a CDS encoding formylglycine-generating enzyme family protein, which encodes MVLVPAGPFPMGVPHGDRDGGRDEYPRHTVELDAFYIDAYEVNNARYLEFVKATGHRIPLHPTNPARTLWKDSRVSPAVAERPAVNVDWHDAAAYCKWAGKRLPTEAEWEKAAKGTEDRRFPWGNVEPTPKHLNFNQQWIGEKTLMPVGSYEAGKSPYGAYDMAGNVWEWVADWYEDRYYEKSPAKNPPGPATGTDKVLRSSGWAVETPLVRIFTRVKSTPTIRNESTGFRCAIDAAQ
- a CDS encoding formylglycine-generating enzyme family protein, whose product is MVLLMMGGVTGAVWALDVADMTIEWTPEGKRLAAERIKLPSHDEMVLVPAGPFLMGSDKKVDPKAYLTEMPQHTVHLDAYEIDKHEVTTVQFLKFVLATARAPLIDWRYDGGNFQDTMVNHPVMHVSWQEATDYCTWAGKRLPTEAEWEKAARGEDGRIYPWGDQPAGLSRANFGRGGLSGPVRDRPERLMLYPPIISVDKYENALSPYGAHQMAGNVAEWVADWYDKEYYKTAPDKNPKGPEKGTQRAFRGGGWIDSTPSVRVAQRNGTEPTTKMNWLGFRCARDVKAAEQPVGPQAVGLR
- a CDS encoding uroporphyrinogen-III synthase; this translates as MSAKGFEDLTVASFESRLATEMTGLIERQGGRPMVAPALREVPLEDNPDALEFGERLLNGHVDMLILLTGAGFETLLRVLQTRHSLDTIKAALGQITLVARGPKPAAVLKSLGLTRQLTVPEPNTWRDLLKMLDENQPVRGLRVALQEYGSTNVELLEQLRERGATVIRVPVYKWALPDNLDRLHDALTAIMAGQVDIALLTNAVQVDHVMQVLEKDGNIDRFKHALRRVVVASVGPVVSERLRQYGWPVDVEPSHPKMGTLVKEVSEQARILLKQKRSA